A region of Denticeps clupeoides chromosome 19, fDenClu1.1, whole genome shotgun sequence DNA encodes the following proteins:
- the prg4b gene encoding proteoglycan 4b, with amino-acid sequence MVGPSALRCTLLLMAGCVLFSRSTAQTSCGGRCGESYYRGHLCHCDYDCLGHGECCGDYEALCTTGGSCKGRCGESFKRGRQCDCDSDCGHFKKCCPDHSQFCRAEEYQDPPEPNPESNLPEEPDENSTTQSGNEAVTKEPSDGEILREVTPVTGGPEGPPNVEEVIGEVLIPMATTPVPEDASGYDPVAAAGHDPSDPVVTTPWLPVVDSALPEGGEQDLDGSELEEFTPLPDQDLSVSVPASTVAPSAVDQPPSPGPDSEEPSPASATPLSSTASEENNPDKILQERTPPAAITPRMTEVPATQASIRLNNQTLSQLDPARSTASSENLGTTTQGTAEPAGHPKTPGSEVGGDVPKRPDYTNPTTAAPAPSGETREPNTTPVTPTKTSGAPISKDNPHSTATDAQRDYQADDSYDTDLCSGRPASGLTALRNGTVVVFRGHYFWTLDSERVPGVARSITDVWGIPSPIDTVFTRCNCQGNTYFFKGSHYWRFKDGLMDPGFPKAITTGFDGLKGHITAALSVPAYSRRRESVFFFKRGGLVQKYTYDPAKTPTCGAAGPRVRYATLTRQRTARYAETLLGREMSIRLTWGGFPSTVTSAVSIPSRAADGYEYHVFSRTQHYAVRMDNERPALAAPSPGATGHGATSSFFKCPDHSL; translated from the exons ATGGTCGGACCCTCGGCTCTCCGCTGCACGCTGCTGCTGATGGCGGGGTGTGTGCTGTTCTCACGCTCCACGGCTCaga CGAGCTGCGGTGGCCGGTGCGGGGAGTCCTACTACCGGGGCCACTTGTGCCACTGCGACTACGACTGCCTGGGTCACGGCGAGTGCTGCGGGGACTACGAGGCGCTGTGCACCACGG GCGGCTCGTGCAAGGGCCGGTGTGGCGAGTCCTTTAAAAGGGGCCGGCAGTGTGACTGTGACTCCGACTGTGGGCACTTTAAAAAGTGCTGCCCCGACCACAGCCAGTTCTGCAGAGCAGAAG AGTATCAAGATCCCCCAGAGCCAAATCCGGAGAGTAACCTGCCTGAGGAACCAGATGAGAACTCCACGACCCAGAGCGGGAACGAAGCTGTGACCAAAG AGCCTTCCGACGGTGAGATCCTGCGGGAGGTGACACCAGTGACAGGGGGACCGGAAGGACCTCCGAATGTGGAAG AGGTCATAGGAGAGGTCCTGATCCCCATGGCAACAACCCCTGTGCCTGAAGATGCAAGTGGGTACGACCCTGTAGCGGCTGCTGGGCATGACCCCTCAGACCCTGTGGTCACCACGCCATGGCTGCCGGTGGTAGACTCAGCGCTTCCAGAGGGAGGAGAACAGGACCTGGATGGGAGTGAACTGGAAGAGTTCACGCCCCTCCCTGATCAGGATCTGTCTGTCTCGGTACCAGCCTCCACCGTCGCCCCATCTGCGGTGGACCAGCCCCCTTCTCCAGGCCCAG ATTCTGAGGAACCATCTCCAGCCTCAGCTACTCCTCTGTCCTCCACCGCTTCAGAGGAAAATAACCCAGACAAGATCCTTCAGGAAAGAACACCACCCGCTGCCATCACGCCAAGAATGACGGAGGTCCCTGCCACCCAGGCTTCCATCCGCCTGAACAATCAAACCCTTTCTCAGTTAGACCCCGCCAGAAGCACAGCATCCTCTGAGAACCTCGGAACCACCACACAAGGCACAGCTGAACCTGCGGGTCATCCCAAGACCCCTGGGTCAGAGGTCGGGGGTGATGTGCCAAAGCGGCCGGACTACACAAACCCAACAACCGCCGCACCTGCACCCAGCGGTGAGACCCGGGAGCCAAACACCACCCCTGTAACCCCTACAAAGACAAGCGGAGCCCCAATAAGCAAGGACAACCCCCATAGCACGGCGACAGACGCGCAGAGGGACTACCAAGCAG ACGACAGCTACGACACCGACCTCTGCAGCGGCCGCCCCGCCAGCGGCCTGACCGCGCTCAGGAACGGGACAGTCGTGGTTTTCCGAG GTCATTACTTCTGGACGCTGGATTCAGAGCGGGTCCCCGGAGTGGCACGCAGCATCACGGACGTGTGGGGGATCCCTTCTCCCATCGACACGGTTTTCACGCGCTGCAACTGCCAGGGAAATACCTACTTCTTCAAG ggcaGTCATTACTGGCGGTTTAAGGACGGCCTGATGGATCCTGGCTTCCCGAAGGCCATCACCACCGGCTTCGATGGCCTGAAGGGTCACATCACCGCCGCCCTGTCGGTTCCGGCCTACTCGAGGAGGCGGGAGTCCGTGTTCTTCTTCAAGAGAG GTGGTCTGGTGCAGAAATACACGTATGACCCCGCCAAGACGCCGACCTGTGGGGCCGCTGGCCCGAGGGTCCGTTACGCAACGCTCACCAGACAGAGGACGGCCCGGTATGCAG AAACGCTGCTGGGGAGGGAGATGAGCATCAGGCTGACCTGGGGGGGCTTCCCAAGCACAGTGACCTCAGCAGTGTCCATCCCGTCCAGAGCAGCGGATGGATACGAGTACCACGTCTTCTCTCGCA CCCAGCACTACGCCGTGAGGATGGACAACGAGCGGCCGGCGCTGGCGGCGCCCTCACCAGGCGCAACAGGGCACGGCGCCACCAGTAGCTTCTTCAAGTGTCCAGACCActcactctaa